The Pseudomonadota bacterium DNA window ACAAAAAGGTGCGAATGCTTCCGTGCATGCGTTATCAAGGAACATCACTTATGGTGCCGGCATCGTAATACCTTACATGATGAACAGCTCTCCGACGGTTAGCTTTACTACCGGCATAGCGGCAGGTCTTATATCTCTTCCGTTTGATGTTATGGCTACTAAATCTTTTGCGGAAAACACAAACATACGCCAAACATACACTAATTTACTAAAAGCCGATAAACGTACGGCATTTGCAGGAGCGGCATTACGAGGAATGCAGATCGGATTATACTCACTGGCGACCAATCAGGCACTCCATTATATTGATAACCGACAGCAACAATCTATAGGTAGGTAATATTATGCGTGTAATATCAGGAAAACATCGTGGGCGGACAATTCAAACCGTAAGCAGCAAAAAACTGCGTCCCACAACAGGCATGGCACGTGAGGCTATTTTCAACATTCTCAGTCATGGAAAATACTCCGACGACGGAGAGAGCCTGATTACAGGAGCAAATATCCTCGATTTATTCTGCGGTTGCGGTGCATTATCAATGGAAGCTCTTTCAAGGGGTGCTTCAAGTGTTACTTTAATAGATATTGATAAAGAACATCTGGATATAGCACGCAAGAATATAACTACGATAGGTGAAGAGCAAAAGGCTGTTTTTATCCGCAGCGATTCTTCCACCCCTCCCCCTGCCCGTATTCCATGTGAAGTTATTTTCCTTGACCCTCCTTACAATCAGAGTCTGGTAATCAAGTCGTTGAAGGGAATTGTTGCGGGGAACTGGCTTGCACCTGACGCTATAATAATCGTAGAGACCGATTTCAGGGAAGATATAGAATTTCCCGAACAATTTAAAGAACTTGACGACAGGAAGTACGGAAACAGTCGCATCAGGATATTAAAATGGCTTGGTTAAAAATTCTTTTCGTTAGCAATTGTAAATTAA harbors:
- the rsmD gene encoding 16S rRNA (guanine(966)-N(2))-methyltransferase RsmD, coding for MRVISGKHRGRTIQTVSSKKLRPTTGMAREAIFNILSHGKYSDDGESLITGANILDLFCGCGALSMEALSRGASSVTLIDIDKEHLDIARKNITTIGEEQKAVFIRSDSSTPPPARIPCEVIFLDPPYNQSLVIKSLKGIVAGNWLAPDAIIIVETDFREDIEFPEQFKELDDRKYGNSRIRILKWLG